The segment GAAGAGCCGGGGAATTTAGGGGAGGTGGCTGCACAGGCAAGAACTGGAACAAACTGGGAAACAGGTTGAAGACAGGATTTGGTAGATCCAGCAGGTCTTGATTGGACTGTGATCCTAATTTTCTTGGCTCCAACATGATTTGCATTGTGGGCTGTAAATGCTGTTTCCTGCCTTCCCcaaagacagacagacagacagacaggaggAGGAATACAGCTGGCCAGCAGGCCGTTCAAAATGAGACACGCCTTTACCCAGCAGTGGGTGAGGATGGGGCTGAGAGAGAAGGCTGGATGAAGGCAGTGgtgtcctgcagcaggtggggcaCTGAGATCAATATCAGCCAAAATGATTCCCTGCAAAGGTCTCAGAAGGCCCGTGGCTTTGTATATGGGCCCGTAGCACTTTGGGTTTTATTAAAGGAGGCAGTGCATTTGAAGCAACGGTTTCAGGAGTTCAGCCTCCATCAGGGGAATCACAGcttggagctctgctggctgaggtAGGACATCCACTCCTTGAGGGGGGGGTTCCCCACAGCCACCAGCTTTTTCAGAAAGGCACTGGGCCGTAGCCCGGGCACATCAGGGTGGGCCTCGGAGTATTTCTGCAGTTTGGCCAGCACACGGGGGAGCCCCACGGTGGAGGCGTAGAACATGGGGCCTCCCCTGTGCTTTGGCCACCCGTAGCCATTGATGTAAATGACatccaggtgctctgggcctGATGCTATTCCCTCAGCCAGGATGGCAAACCCCTCGTTGATGAGGGAAAACAGACACCGCTCCAGGATTTCCTCCTGGTCTATGAAGCGGGTCTTGATGCCATGGGTGTCTCTGTACTGGGACAGGAAGTTGAGGAGCCATGGGTCTGGTGTGGCTGTCCTGCCCCCGGCCTTCTCGTACTGGTACCAGCCCCTGCCGGTTTTCTGGCCGAAGCGGCCCTGCTCACACAGCAGGTCTGGCAGGGGGCTGTAGCGCTGGCCGTGCCGCTGCCGTGCCGGCGTGCCCGCGGGGAGGGACGGCCCAGTCAGGCCCTGGTCCTTCCGAGACCTCCAGCCCACGTCCAGCCCGGCCAGGTCAGACATGCGGAAGGGGCCTATCTTAAACCCAAAATCTTCAAGAACCTGATCTACTGCTTCTGGTCTGCTTCCTTCCTCTAAAAGGAAAACTGCTTGTTGGATGTAAGGAAACATCATGCGATtcccaacaaacccaaaacaattcCCTACCACCACTCCCACTTTTTTCAGGGCTTTGGCCAGCTGCATAGCAGTGGCGATGGCGGTGGGGGATGTGTGGCGGCCGTAGATGATTTCCAGCAGCCTCATCACGTGGGCAGGGGAGAAGAAGTGGGTGCCAATGACCTGCTGTGGGTGGTTTGTGGCAGAAGCTATTTCGTCGATGTTCAGGGCTGATGTGTTTGTACACAGCAAAGCTCCTGGCTTGCAGATCTTTGACAGCTTGTGGAATATTTCCTTCTTTAGTGCCATGTTCTCAAACACAGCCTCGATGACTAGGTCTACATCGCGCAACTGATCAAAGTCCACAGTAAACTGGAGACGTGCAGGGTTATGAAAATCCAGGGTCTGGGCACCCCCCTCCATTTTCATAGCCTCACGTTCCAAAAGGACCATCACagcttttcttcccttgttGAGATTCTCCAGATCCTGCTCCAGGGCTACCAAAGGTATGTTGGCCTTAACCAGACAAGTCACAATGCCTCGGCCCATTGTTCCCAGCCCTAGGGATAAAAGCAAGATAGAATCAAAGATTATGAATAGCAAATTAATCTCttgaaagcagcatttcctttaTATCTCCAGCATAAAAAGTGAAGGCCTCTTGAAAACAAGTAGTGCACACATAGAAAACAGATATTGAGGACTGGGAAAAAGGAAGGTGAACATGCTCTTTCAGTGGGCCTAAATGTTTGAAAAGAGGTAGCACAAAGGCAAGTTAGTACCCTCACAAGCTTACAAAATGCCAGTGGGATTCACCCAGTGTGCACGGACCATGTGATTAATGTCTTATCTCTGCAAAGTTTTACACCTATGGAAAGCAGGATCATTGAGGAGTGAGAACCTGGGGGTCAAAGAAGCTCTGAGTTACATCTACAACCCTGGTATGACCTTCTGCAGGCAGGTTCAAAGCAAGATTTCACCCTGAGGGTATCAGTGCCTCACTGTTCCTGTGAGATGGTCTGTTATGGGCACTGAGCAGATACACCCCCGCCAGGGATTTTGACACTGGCAAAGTTCAACGAGTTGGTTTCTCCCTTGTCCTTCCAAGCTTCCTCTTTGtctccctcctcttctccctctgcatTTCATTGTGTGATctttgaagcaaaaaaaatttggcTGCTATTTCTGTAAAGATTTGCCTGCTGATCTGCTCTAAACTTTGTCTCTAAGGCCTCTTGTGTCTCTCAGTGCCTGGTCAAACGGGATAGAACCAATGCAATGTTCTTAATCTAGATTTCAAcatcttctctctccttttaaaTCACACTGCCACATCAGTAGACTTTTGCCTGCTGTTCACTTTCTGTCAGGTATCTCTGCCCACAGGGAACTCTTCAAGCCCTCCAACACAGGCCATTCCTAACTTCTGGAGATTCTCAAAGTCAGTCTTCCTTGTTCAACGACACAGTTAAAGCTCTTCTCAGAATTTCTGTATCTGAGAATCCATTCACACTGTCATTTTTATCCCAAGCTCCGTAAATGTTCTACCCCCAGCTCATACCCCCAGGAATACCAGAGTAGAGATCACTGGCTTGATCCCTTTCACCAGCTCTGTCCTCTGTGACATTAAATGAAGCTGCACTTTCCT is part of the Serinus canaria isolate serCan28SL12 chromosome 9, serCan2020, whole genome shotgun sequence genome and harbors:
- the EHHADH gene encoding peroxisomal bifunctional enzyme, with amino-acid sequence MAQYARGSTVAVIRLCNPPVNALSRAVLQALEDGLKKADADPSVKAVMICGENGKFSAGADIRGFSSPERSGGALGPIVSLIESSEKPVVAAIEGVALGGGLEVALGCHYRIAHMKARMGLPEVTIGLLPGAEGTQRLPRLIGVPAALEMITTGKHIPATEALKLGLVDEIVEENTIEAAIRLANKVIGQPLGPRRLSLKPVPKLPNMEAFLDKALVKVKKQAWGCLAPELCFQAVRAATERPFAEGVRRERELFQVLLSSGQAQALQYAFFAERAVRRWATPSGASWSSAAPQPVRKAAVIGLGTMGRGIVTCLVKANIPLVALEQDLENLNKGRKAVMVLLEREAMKMEGGAQTLDFHNPARLQFTVDFDQLRDVDLVIEAVFENMALKKEIFHKLSKICKPGALLCTNTSALNIDEIASATNHPQQVIGTHFFSPAHVMRLLEIIYGRHTSPTAIATAMQLAKALKKVGVVVGNCFGFVGNRMMFPYIQQAVFLLEEGSRPEAVDQVLEDFGFKIGPFRMSDLAGLDVGWRSRKDQGLTGPSLPAGTPARQRHGQRYSPLPDLLCEQGRFGQKTGRGWYQYEKAGGRTATPDPWLLNFLSQYRDTHGIKTRFIDQEEILERCLFSLINEGFAILAEGIASGPEHLDVIYINGYGWPKHRGGPMFYASTVGLPRVLAKLQKYSEAHPDVPGLRPSAFLKKLVAVGNPPLKEWMSYLSQQSSKL